GAGTGGAGCGGAGAATCGAGGGGAGAGGACGATGGCTTGGCCTCTTAGGCTTTGTTGGAAGGAAAGGAGAGACCCCTCTTCTATGTTGTGctttgggggtatttataggagaTTTGATGGTTCTCGAGTGATCCCCTCTTGAGAAGAGTGCACCTGTTAATAACAAATGGTTTAATAGAGGGCTCGACCAAGTGGTCAAGAATGGATGATTTCTTATCGTGAGGGGGGGATAGTCGGTCACTAGATGACCATATGAACAATCCAAAGCAAAGGGTTGCTTGCAGGTCTCTTTAGCTAGTTCTCGTGTTGCCACGTGTCCCATTGTGATCCTTAGATTTGGATTCTCTCTTCTATCATCCTTGTCCTTGTTCTTGGCATTATTGCTTGGATTGTTTATACATACCTCATAAAGAGTACGTAAGCCAAAGCATTAAATAATGtctttattattactattactattattattattaaaacaattttattataagttttgatcatattttttttttgacacaatgcttAAAATTACGCATAGCCCATcgcaacccataaataggaggataatgtacTTCAAAGCACACAAACTCATGTCCTTCTGCATTAGTAACAATGCCCATACTAgtcgaactaagactcaatcggcatgtacttaattattaataactgACAGATTTGGTGAATATCCAGAAATCGAAATGGGAAATTAGGGAAAATTGTGTATATGGAGCTGCAGCGGTTTCGAGGATGAAATACTAGTCTGCTGACATGGTTATTTTTCTAGTGTAATTCAgcattttagattttattcttCTTGGTACTTCacaatgtatattttaaatagaatggTTAGCTGAGTTTTTAAATTCGAAAAACAGAATTTGAAGTTTCCAATATCTATCGTTAATCAGAGTACTGCTACTGGTACGTCTCAGAACTGACTTTTGATCCATTTTTATTAAACAGTTTACTAGAGACGTATGATCAATACAATTTTATTCATACGGAATTTGCATGTTTAACTACTAAGATTTATTCATCTGCTTCTGTGACAAGCATGTTCTACTCTCCGCTCCTGTAGCACGTTctatcctttcttttctttttttttaattggattCTCTGAGATTGCCTATGGAGGTGACATATCAGCCTTCACTATCGATGACGAGGAACCATGGCAAGTTAACCTACGTGAAGAGACCACTACTTTTGCTTATGAAAACTTTGTAGTGACAATGCAGTTTGGGAATGTTATTGGATGGTTTGTGGGTCACAATGCGAAACCCGTATTGGGAGGCTTTAACCCTTTGAAGAGAATGAGAAAATTGTCCTATCATACAATAGCCGTCGGTTTAAGTACGAAGGACTtacacttttgggacatgtaaTTATGATGAATTGGGAATTTATCTAAAATGTTGAAGGATTAGATTACTCATGTAGTTTTTTATTGTAAAACAAACTATATGCGAGTAAGATGGTTAGAATCAGAAAGAAGTGCAGATTTCAAAACGACTTTGAAATGAGTTCTCTTTGCCTCTGTTGGACATCTAGTATATatgaaaaacttagaaaattagATATCTAAATTATAGGtacttagaattttttttggtcaaaGTAGATatctaaagttttattttattatcaactGAAATCTGCTTCATAAATCAAGAACAGAAATCATCATTCTTTTCTGACCCTCAATAATAGCAATAATCGgaaaaatcaaatcataaaaatgtATTGAAACCCACAATAAAGCCACAATCCCAAAAGCCCAAACTATTGATCAAACCCAAAATTGCCTCCCTTTTCACAAATACATGTGAAACACTttcttttaaggaaaaaaaacagaCGAAAGATGTGAAACGAGGGATTAGCAAGTGAGACGCTTTCAAACAAATACGTTCGAAGGCTTCATCTTTACTTTTTCTTAATACAATCATCattcaaaatcattattttaagtttgatatgaGAGGGAAGATAAACGTTGATGAAAATTTCTGGTAAATgagaaatttttgttaagtttgtAAGAAATCTAGCaaaagtagaatttttttttttagtttaaatcatatatattgaaattttttacacttacatatttttaattttaatttttatagtttatatattttaaattttgaagatctaaattttttgaaataatatgtaaataatGATCGTTAATTCTTTTAGAATAAGGATCAAATTCACATAATACTAAACCGTTaaatgctaaatttattattatttcaattttataacaATCGCCTCATTTCCCCATCACAAAATTAACGAGATCTTGAGTCTTGAGCAAAGAAAATGTTTGTATAAATTAGGAATTCACCcatttatgaaaaagaaaggaatttCACCCTCAAACCTTCATACAAGTTTtctacattaaaaaaaaaaaaaagtctagcACTAaacatttttgggaaaaaagaaGTGCAATAGATGGTGATGATAGTGagacatttaaaaaataaatttaattgaaaaacaaaataatcaaaacaagGGGCCGACGACTGTTGACATTTACATTTGACATCTCCCACTAACTAATCTCTTGTTTAAAGTATATTATAACAAAACAGTGGTTATAATGTTGAATTGAAAAGAGCCCTTACTTGGCCCTTTTCAACCCTTCCCATGACTCACTTGATTAAACAACCCAAAGTTATATATAATGACAAAAACAAGTCATTCCCTATTCAAGTTTACACCTTTGATTTGCTTCAGAAAATACACCCTATGAGGAGCTTTGGCtgtctaattttatattaataaagtaATTGATAAAGATATGCAGGATCCTATTTCCTCTCCCTCATCTCTTTTTTAGGCACaagaaaacaattttaaaaagcaTTACTCTACATCTTCATGTACCAACTATATCAGTTTATCTAAGTCCAGGTGCCTCTATGTGTATGTGcgtgtgcatatatatataatagtggTAAAGATGAACCGCTTTAAAGGTGGAGGGGGGAGGAGGGAACCTTTTCTGAGTCAATTTTGATCATGATAGAAAATATGGAAATGGTGGAAAACAGGCCCCCCATTGTTGGTTTAAACAAGTCGAAAAATACAACTTAAATATGGTAAGCTGATTCGGATTAAAAATGCCAGTTCCTGTGTGCATTGCCTTCTCTCTTTTCAACATTTGAACACCCAGCTCAAAAACttaatgctttttttttctttattaattaaaagcaCTGGGGTTCTTGAGTTTTCTTGGTGCCAGGCTGCCAACTATTATGGTGAAATTggtatgaaaataataatttagctAGCAGGGCCAAACCGATATAAACTAAGCTGCCTTTCACATTTGGTTAATCGGTTAGGAGTTGGGGTGTGTTGGTGATAGGGAGTGTGTCAGGGGCGGGGGGAGTAACTTAGTTTACAGTAATGATGGATGGATGGGTAAGATCCAAGCAACAACCCTGAAGCACAAACACCTGATAAATTTGCTCCCTCTTGGAAGGTCATCTGGATGGGGATCagattataaataatattaaatcaaaggTTAAAAGCGATCGCCGTCTCCAAAATTGACCAGCCTGATCCGTACAAACAagttgatttattattattcacaTTGGAATAGCACAAAGCCCTTCTTTGCTCGGCCCTCTATGCGGGGACCATCCGCCTATGGGAACACCCCTATGAAATAAATCCATCATTCCAGTATCTCCTGTAAAAACAATTGCTGCATCGTACAAGCTATAGGACCATTTTCTAGGGAACAATCACATCTCAAAAACTAGAGGCGTTTTTTAATGTATCAAACAGGGTAGTAATAGTATGGGGTTACTCTCTCTCTCTGCCtttgtttctttaaaaaaagggaaattatggGCAATAATGGATTCAACTGTTGCACATCATGGGTTTGAGGCTGTAAGCCTGAAGCACTGGCAATTGTGATGCAAAAGGAGTTATTTAATATGGTAAGGCAGAGATGGTTTGTTGGAAGCAGGGAggattcaatttataaaaaaaaacatggacTGCTTAATACTATTAAAATGGATTTCCTCGAAAACCCAAATCTAACTATGTTTTTTAGTTTTGAGACACATAACCATAGTCCCTGCAGAAATAGATCAGAGTGAAAGCTGTTTAATCAAATGGGATCACTAAGTGAGTTGGTTTTGTGGAAGGGAAGTGACTTCTTTTCCTACAATAATTGGAGCTTCTGCTACCTAgtttatttgagttttaaagACCCAATGATGGGTTCAAATCTAGTGGCACCTTTCTTTACACGTATGAAGGAACCAGAGAGAGAGATTTTCACGGCTTGAAAGCATAATGTTGGATGTCCCCATTAAAAATCCATGTCCATGTCCATGTTTATTGTCTATGTCTATGTCCATGTCTTGTTAAAATGAAAGCACTTCAAGTGGATTCCAACTCCTCTTCAACCATGGGTTCCCCCCTCTTCACCTAGTAGTGGGCATCCTTTTCACCACCTAACCTTTCTGAAAAAAATGTAACCCATTGAATATAAAAGATCAATTAGATCccattataaaaatcaatactACTTGAAGAttcctttttaatatttcaagGTGGGTTCTCTCAAATCCAAGTGCCCAATAGTTTGGCTCTATGCTTGTTGCTGTGCAATGGCCTTCTTCCCCCCATATCTTCACTCCCTAATATCTTAAACATGCACAGATCTCATCcccagtttttattttatttttatgtttttaaagatCACTTATAAGCTCCATTATCCAATTAGATTATGCTTCTGCTTTAAAAAGCAAAAGCTCTCTGCTTTTATCTGTACTTTTAATATCTGCTTAAAGATACAACAATTGTATTTTATACATCTCCTTGTACCCTGTTATGGTGCCAATTctcctttgaattttttttaagaaaaaaaatagtgttgCAGTGTTATTATTAGTTTGCTGTCCAAAACAAGgttactaatatatataatattcatgacAGATGGGTGCAATAAGTTATATGGAGGTTGGAAGTTACAAGAATCTTTGGGATggtaatataaatattaattaatgacTTGAACATCAATTGCCAATAATTACAAACATATGCTTATGGATAATTAAGAGTATATCTAAATGAACTTACTATTTTCATTTCAAACCTGTCATTGATCTTATCTTGCTCTATAAGATGATGAAGTACCTCAAAAGGATAGATCACATTGGCCAGGGAgattatgatatttttcataGCTATTATTACCCATGATTGAGCTTTTGATTAAGATTCGAGTAATTGGCAAAATGTGCAATTCCTGGCTAGGTAATGGATAATTGAAACTTGGAGGAAATGGTTAAAATAGGATTAAAATTAGAAATGTTCAAAGTAAAATCAATCCCTTTCTCTTTTTATTGAGTTTTCAAGAGACCCATCAAAGTTTTGTTTGTATGTGGTCATCTTACCATCAAAACGTGTAATTATTCAATGATTAAAGGGTTCCCATTCTTTAGAATCCAATTAAGTCACAAATGAGAATAATTGCAAGGTGAGTGCCATACGTACGATTTTGTCATAAATTGCATATAGGGGGGGACTTTATGGTACTCCCATTTACAAATGGGGTTTGCATATAAAGATAAATTCGTCCAGAAGTGGGAAAAAATTGCACATGAAATTGAGAGGCAAAAAGGACTAGATGTGCTTGCAATATTACTGTACCATTTTTATGATGCTTGCTTTAGCCATATaaggaaaattatatttttcccGAGCAAATGAGTAGAGCCATTGATTGATGCATTTTGCTCAAAAAAGAGTGTAAACATCAACAACTTGGATACATTAATTGTTAGCCATTAGAAAAATGATTGGTCCTTCGATCCACCCATTCTAAAGACACTTCCTAGGCTTCTTTACTCAATTATAACACCCTCCTGCCTAAATATTCAAACCTCATTGCTACAGAATATACGTAATTAATGTCTCATTAGAGCAGATTTTTGTCTGGCTCTCAAGGTATCTTTACAACTTGCTAAAGAGATGCTCACCTCCCAATAATTTTTGTGTAATCCAACATAGGTTTCTAATGAATGTGGGGCACCCAACTTAAGCAGCATCCCCCGTTTCATGAATTTCTATTATATGCGTCTATGGGGATTCTATATTTAGTGTACAAATTCCATTCCATTTGTTGATGTGATGGGAATTTGTTttactattcaatttttaatccAAAACTTGTATTAATAAggattaaaaatagaaaatgatggCCAAGAAATGCATAAAACtagtttaaggaattattattattattattattgggtTCCATTTGCATCAACTTATTCAGGAAaaccacaaatctaaaaactgtAATATGTTTGAGTTTGCTATCCTTTCTCCCAAGCAATATACAAATCACGATCATGTGCGTTAAATATTTACTAACAAAAAAAGCCATGGAAAAATGCAAATCcatcacttaatttaattagctctttctaattaattaaacaaacttTGTTTAATTTAGTAACCACATGGAACAAGTCcccaatagaaaaaaaagagggCATACGAAGGTAACATGtcaagggtttttttttttcttcagagCTCCGTTCCATTTAAAGTCAAAACAAGTTAAactttagaaaacaaaattcttctAATCACAAGACTCGCCTTCTTTTGGTGATGGGTTATGAATGTAGCGTAGCTTGttggaaatagaaaattaataattataataaagttGCATcgatgtatataaataaaagctTTTGACTGTACTTGGTTGTTGCTCAAAGGAGGAAAAACAACCAATGGATTTGTAGATTCTGAATGTTTGTTTGCTTCAGATCAAACCTGACATTAGggtcaatttttatttttataagaacgTGAACTGCTAGCATTAATCTGTtagtttacaattatatatcaGGTTCTATCTGGGAAGACAAATTACAATGGCAGATGCAGGTGACTGCATCAACACGTGTTAGCATCATCAAACTTAtacccttttttttctcatttttatggTCAACATATCTGAGAATATCTCATAAACAAATGGctatatgcaaaaaaaaaaaaaaaaaaaaagagggagaagGAGAGAAATAATTCAaagattttccaaaattatgGAATTCTTCTTGGGGCTCATGTTTTTCAATCACAGCCTGTTGAAGATGATGGTAGTTAATTACAATTGGAAATTACTCTCTCTAAAACGagaaaattacataataataattaattcctTCCTCCCTTTTCTAGGGTGGGATATATCTAAGCACATTTAGCTGCTCTTTGTGACATTTTTTTCCAGTCCACCAAACGCTTCAAAAACTCCTTAACCTgtaaaattatagtaaaaagGAATAAAGACACCTTTAAAAGTTAGCCCAAAATTAATGTTAGAAAATAGCAAAAATGCAAGCAGCTAAGATTAGTAAAATTACCTCAGATGGTTCTTGGAGAGAATATGAAGCATTTGTTTCTTTAGGTAGCTTGGACACAAGAATCCCAAACCCTTGCCCTCTCTCACGTAAAACCTGTTCATAAATAAACAATGTCTTTAATTTACTTACAAACTCAATATTATAAcatctattttatataattaaatccaaCCTTAAAAGCATCTTCGTCGGATCGATCGTCGCCAATGTACACCGGTAAAACATTAGTTGAATTCGCATATcctaaaaacacaaactaaattTCTTTAAGTAAATTTGAAATGATTCCTAGTAAAAAAGACCTAGGTTGAAAATGATGAGTACAGAAATCACCTAGGGACTCCAACAAAAATTCTAGGGCTCTTCCTTTGTCCCATTTGATGGTGGGTCGGATCTCTAATACCTTCCTCCCTTGAGTTAGTTTAAGCTTAGGGTAGTGGTTGAGCACCGATCTAACTTGCTCCGCTAGTGCAGCCCAACTCTGCCAATCACACCAACCATGATATTAGCCTTCCAATATGAATATAAACATCAACTTTCAAATGTATAAATACTCCGTCTGAGGCACTTTTTTAAGTAAGATATAAAGAGTATAGATTTACAGTTTACACAGGAAAAGAAGACAAAAGTTGGGTTTGGTTTGTACCTTTTCATCAACACAACGAAAATGTACGGAGACACAAAACTTGTTGTTTTCCACTTTCGTTCCTGGAATGGATTTTGTTTTCTCCACCAAGTCTTTGTAAACCTGAAaatttaaaagggaaaaaagaaaaagaaaggtataatttttctttcctgAATatgggttttttctttttaactttctcAAGTGAAGAAGATGGTGGGAGACAGGAAACCTCATCAATCATGGGCAAGAATTCACTTGCAGCCTGGAAAAGAACTCCCTGGTTACCCTGGATACCACACAACCAAAAAAGTTGACAGTAGAAATGAAAATTAGAAGCATCcaaggaaagaaagaagaaaaaaaaaaggggtgtTTCACTGGTgctgaaaaaaagaagaaaaaaagtacAATAGGTGAAATTGCACAAGTACACTGATGCTCTTACTTTCTTGTATTTGCAACTTTTAGATGGTCCCTTGATGTCCATACCATGGCTACCAGCATAATAAAGTCCAGCCAGTTTCACAAAGCTGTAAACCTGTAAAATCCCATCATCAAAAACCAATCCAATCCAACATGTAAATATAGAAAAAGTATATCGACTGTAAGATAATGGTACAGTAATGTACCTTGTCTCTGCACCTTCCGGTCACGATTGCTGTTGGAAAATATCTTGCAACATCTCTTACAGTTGCTCTCATCTGATTAGAGACGAAGAAGGGAATTAGTAGGAGTTTTATAGGCTGATGATAAACATGAATAGGGAATAAGAAGAAATTAACCTCTTTGGGCATGAAAGCTTGATCCGGGTCTTCAACAATCGGAGAGAGTGTGCCGTCGTAATCCAGAAACATCACAATTTGTTTTCCTTTAGAAGCGGCTACTATTTGCTCAAACATGCTCAAAGCCGAGGGATGGTGAACCTAACAGataacaaaacaaagaaacaaagggGTGGTTAATCATTAATGCTCAGAAGCTGAAGAAGTGGGAAGTAATGATGGTTGATGGAGAAATGGAACCTACGATCCAGGAACTAGTGTCGTCAGTTTCAGGTAAGGAAGCAGTGGTAGAGGACTTGATACGGGTTGGTGAAGAAGCTCTCATGGAATCCACCCAGGCACTGATTTTAGCGCCCCCATTTTCAGCTTCGAATCTCTTCATCAATAACATCTTAAGGTCTTGCGGTGAAAAGGACTTGGGCACTGGCAGAGATGATCGAGGCAACACATTGCTAACACCCCGCGATATCACATCAAGAACCACCACATTTTGTTGGTTAGTCAttgtttttcttagtttcttgtTGCTTTATCTTCTGCCTATTTTCAGAGAAACCAAAATAGGAAAAACTTTTAGACTGGGATATAGCCAATAAAACAAAACACACACGctttaaaatcttatttcaaTGCCTAGCCTCGATACCTGAAGAGAGTATAGAAAGAAACAGAGTATCAAAAGAGCAGAGAAGATGGCAATGTGAGATCTTAGGACTACAAAGACGCCCAATGGTAGGTTTTAAATAAGCAAAGgcttagagagagagagagagagagggagaccaaaaataaaacaaaaaaaaaagaaaagataaaaaaaagaagaagaagaagaagaaaatatacaGGAAAGAAAAGGCGAAAATCACAGAAGCGCACTAACACACAATAAGTCGCAAAAAGACTGGGGTTAGTCTAGTCAATTAATAAACTTTGGTTTAACACTAAGAGACGAAACAACCATTACTTTCCTGGCCATGTGTACTTTTCGACCCCAACAATATCTCTCCCCCACCCCTTCCTCTCTTCTTTTGAACTCAGGGACCACCCATCTGATACCTTGGAATATTTCACCCCTTACTCCcaaaaataaggtttttttaCCACCAACTTGTGTTGCCAAATCGTAAAATTTGTACTTAAAATTCATTAGCCATCAATACATTCATCCGTAAGGTTCAAGGATTAAACAGTCTTATTCCATTTATACTGTTTGCTTCTGAGCTTTGGCATTACGAAAAAAAGAAGGTAAGATTGTATTGGTATTGGTAGCACTCTATCTATTTTCCATTCATTTGTAAACGTTGTAAAGGTTCATTCAATTACTTTTTGGTATGATTAAGGTATTTTTCATCTACATATTACGGTTTAATTTTTTAGggatttgtgattttttttccaacaatggTATCTTCAGAATTCAATACTCAAGCTCTTTTCCTAATTGTAGAGTATGCCTTGCATTTCAGCATAAAAAGTTTGTGACGTCGCAATGAGGAGGAGCTCTCCGTCCTAACGAGCAGTCGATGTCACGACGAGAAAACAAGCTTCGTCCCCCCAACACGACCATACTTCGTCATGACGAGAAGAAAGCCACATCACGATGTGGCGACATGTTCCTCAATTTTCTCagctttatttcttttagttaaacATTGTTTTAGTTTCCTACTTAAACTCTGATTAACCTAGGGATATTCTATTCATATATACTATgaatttcaacctataaataggccttagttactctaggttttatataattgaaatattaagattgagagaattttgtgcTTTGAGTTTGAAGGGTTTTTATTTCGGGGCTTCAAGTTTTCTTTTGATTCCCTTCCTCTTTTGTACTTTCGttttattatagtgaaatctcTTTTTACTCATGGTTTTTTATCGCAACAAAGGTACATCAAGAAGATCTTTGAGTGATTTGAAATGCAAGACTCAAAACTGATAAGTACTCCCTTAGctgcatattttaaattatcaatttcatattctccccaaaatgaagaagaagaaaggtaCATATCGAAAATACCTTATTCAAGCACAGTTGAAAGTTTGATGTACGCAATGGTGTATGTACTCGACTCGATATTTCACATGTTACTAGTGTTGTTAGTAAATGCATGGCCAAACCAGGTAAGTTACATTGACATGCAGTTAAGTGGATATTTAGATATTTACACGGTACCTCCAACATGTGCTTAGAGTTCGAAAGAAGTGAAAAGGGTTTAGTCGGATATGTTGCTTTAGATTATGCAGGAGACTCAGATCAAAGGAGGTCTCTCATAGGTTATCTATTCGCCTTTAGAGATTGTGCCATCAGTTGGAAAGCTACTCTTCAAGCGACAGTAGCCTTATCTACTACTGAAGCAAAATACATGGCAATTATCGAAGCTATAAAAGAAGCGGTTTGGTTAAAAGGCATGTTTAGCGAACTGGTTAATAAGAAAGGAGCAACTGTTGTATATTATGATAGTCAAAGTGCCATACATTTCACCAAAGATTAGATGCACCACGAGAGGACAAAGCACATAAATATTCGTTATCACTTTGTTCGAGAGGTGATCATTCAAGGGGATGTTTAGATTCATAAAATTAGCACATAACACAATCCAGCCGACATGTTGACAAAAAGTCTTCCAGTTTCAAAGTCCGAGCATTGCTTGGACTTGATGAGTATCCGACAAAGATCCAATTAGGCACGTAACAGGGCTTGACAAAGGAGTTAAgtgaaatatgagtcaaggtggagatttgtggagtATACCTCGTATTTCAGCATAAATAGTGTGTGATGTCACGACGAGGTGGAGCTCTTCGTCTCGATGAGCAGC
This sequence is a window from Gossypium raimondii isolate GPD5lz chromosome 5, ASM2569854v1, whole genome shotgun sequence. Protein-coding genes within it:
- the LOC105770074 gene encoding probable trehalose-phosphate phosphatase D produces the protein MTNQQNVVVLDVISRGVSNVLPRSSLPVPKSFSPQDLKMLLMKRFEAENGGAKISAWVDSMRASSPTRIKSSTTASLPETDDTSSWIVHHPSALSMFEQIVAASKGKQIVMFLDYDGTLSPIVEDPDQAFMPKEMRATVRDVARYFPTAIVTGRCRDKVYSFVKLAGLYYAGSHGMDIKGPSKSCKYKKGNQGVLFQAASEFLPMIDEVYKDLVEKTKSIPGTKVENNKFCVSVHFRCVDEKSWAALAEQVRSVLNHYPKLKLTQGRKVLEIRPTIKWDKGRALEFLLESLGYANSTNVLPVYIGDDRSDEDAFKVLRERGQGFGILVSKLPKETNASYSLQEPSEVKEFLKRLVDWKKMSQRAAKCA